In a genomic window of Amycolatopsis japonica:
- a CDS encoding M14 family zinc carboxypeptidase, whose product MSVFGRLVPVVVGLAMLPLVSTPAAAAPVAPCSEEPRELPINEFTDYREMVRELGRLERVSKGRVAVKEVGRSNRGRVIHQATVGTGPKVFVVSSEIHGNEKTGTDALLRILDYLGTSESRDAERLRKTITFVAVPKLNPDGAELDRRGNDLSWAEVQRKFPQLKDRPPAWNYLSDVLQGDDYRKRPGFDVNRDFNPDLNYVPRAEDFPGAPDQPGWFITPEARALRSVYMELTARRGKVPDVYVDLHHQGACVRQEGSNRLLDVGIDYPPLPDKFFEPGQKYAKYRDVYTKDESRQLAISGFNGMTSRGFVGARYPHGADRDLPGQARCSFALNGTGTVLFEVRGQTQTLGQQHREHFTRAVMAGLYNMLRDVSTGAVDRIDPESFDLLPGTADSAADHHSLDARILE is encoded by the coding sequence ATGTCGGTGTTCGGTCGGTTGGTTCCCGTGGTAGTCGGGCTGGCGATGCTCCCGCTGGTCAGCACGCCCGCGGCGGCGGCTCCGGTGGCGCCTTGCAGCGAGGAACCGCGGGAGCTGCCCATCAACGAGTTCACCGACTACCGCGAAATGGTGCGGGAACTCGGCAGGCTTGAGCGCGTGAGCAAGGGGCGCGTAGCGGTCAAGGAGGTCGGGCGGTCCAACCGCGGCCGGGTGATCCATCAAGCGACCGTCGGGACCGGCCCGAAGGTCTTCGTGGTCTCCAGCGAGATCCACGGGAACGAGAAGACCGGCACCGACGCCCTGCTCCGGATCCTGGACTACCTGGGCACCTCCGAGTCGCGGGACGCCGAGCGGCTGCGGAAGACCATCACCTTCGTCGCGGTGCCGAAACTGAACCCGGACGGCGCCGAACTCGACCGGCGGGGCAACGACCTCTCGTGGGCCGAGGTGCAGCGGAAGTTCCCCCAGCTGAAGGACCGGCCGCCTGCCTGGAACTATCTCAGCGACGTCCTCCAGGGCGACGACTACCGGAAGCGGCCCGGGTTCGACGTCAACCGCGACTTCAATCCGGACCTGAACTACGTCCCGCGCGCGGAGGACTTCCCGGGCGCACCGGATCAGCCGGGCTGGTTCATCACGCCCGAGGCGCGGGCTTTGCGGTCGGTGTACATGGAGCTGACCGCCCGGCGCGGGAAGGTGCCTGACGTCTACGTCGATCTGCACCATCAAGGCGCGTGCGTCCGCCAGGAAGGCAGCAACCGGCTCCTCGACGTCGGCATCGACTACCCGCCGCTGCCGGACAAGTTCTTCGAGCCCGGCCAGAAATACGCGAAGTACCGCGATGTGTACACAAAGGACGAATCGCGGCAGCTGGCGATCAGTGGCTTCAACGGGATGACGTCGCGTGGGTTCGTCGGGGCGCGGTATCCGCATGGCGCGGATCGTGACCTGCCCGGGCAGGCGCGGTGTTCGTTCGCGTTGAACGGGACGGGGACGGTGCTGTTCGAGGTGCGCGGGCAGACGCAGACGCTCGGGCAGCAACACCGGGAACACTTCACGCGCGCGGTGATGGCGGGGCTGTACAACATGCTGCGGGATGTGAGCACGGGCGCTGTGGACCGCATCGATCCGGAGTCCTTCGACCTGCTTCCCGGCACTGCCGACTCGGCCGCCGACCATCACTCGCTGGACGCTCGCATCCTTGAGTAG
- the sdhA gene encoding succinate dehydrogenase flavoprotein subunit → MQFHKYDVVIVGAGGAGMRAAIESGQRARTAVLTKLYPTRSHTGAAQGGMCAALANVEEDNWEWHTFDTIKGGDYLVDQDAAEIMAKEAIDAVLDLEKMGLPFNRTPEGKIDQRRFGGHTRDHGKAAVRRACYAADRTGHMILQTLYQNCVKHGTEFFNEFYVLDLVLTPDENGNPAASGVVAYELATGELHVFQAKSIVFATGGAGKIFKTTSNAHTLTGDGLGIIFRKGLPLEDMEFFQFHPTGLAGLGILISEAVRGEGGILRNADGERFMERYAPTIKDLAPRDIVARSMVQEVLQGRGCGPNKDYVVLDVTHIPEETLNAKLPDIMEFSRTYLGVDPVTEPVPVFPTCHYVMGGIPTNIHGEALRDNENVIPGLYAAGEVACVSVHGSNRLGTNSLLDINVFGRRAGIAAAEYALAHEHIELPENPTKVVEDQLALLLSEHGDERVADIRTELQRTMDSHASVYRTEDTLKQALTDVQALKERYSRITVSDKGKRYNTDVLEAVELGFLLELAEVLVVGALARKESRGGHAREDYPNRDDTNFMRHTMAYKEGEGLTADVRLDYKPVTFTRYEPMERKY, encoded by the coding sequence ATGCAGTTCCACAAGTACGACGTGGTGATCGTCGGCGCCGGTGGCGCCGGCATGCGCGCGGCCATCGAATCCGGCCAGCGTGCCCGCACCGCGGTCCTCACCAAGCTCTACCCGACGCGTTCGCACACCGGCGCCGCGCAGGGCGGCATGTGCGCCGCGCTCGCGAACGTCGAAGAGGACAACTGGGAGTGGCACACCTTCGACACGATCAAGGGCGGCGACTACCTGGTCGACCAGGACGCCGCCGAGATCATGGCGAAGGAAGCCATCGACGCGGTCCTCGACCTCGAGAAGATGGGCCTGCCGTTCAACCGGACGCCCGAAGGCAAGATCGACCAGCGCCGCTTCGGCGGGCACACCCGTGACCACGGCAAGGCCGCGGTGCGCCGCGCCTGCTACGCCGCGGACCGCACCGGGCACATGATCCTGCAGACGCTGTATCAAAACTGCGTCAAGCACGGCACCGAGTTCTTCAACGAGTTCTACGTGCTCGACCTGGTGCTGACCCCGGACGAGAACGGCAACCCGGCCGCTTCCGGCGTCGTCGCCTACGAGCTGGCGACCGGCGAGCTGCACGTCTTCCAGGCGAAGTCGATCGTGTTCGCCACCGGCGGCGCGGGCAAGATCTTCAAGACGACGTCGAACGCGCACACCCTCACCGGTGACGGCCTCGGCATCATCTTCCGCAAGGGCCTGCCGCTGGAGGACATGGAGTTCTTCCAGTTCCACCCGACAGGTCTGGCCGGGCTCGGCATCCTCATCTCCGAGGCCGTGCGCGGCGAGGGCGGCATCCTCCGCAACGCCGACGGCGAGCGGTTCATGGAGCGCTACGCCCCCACCATCAAGGACCTCGCGCCGCGGGACATCGTCGCCCGGTCGATGGTGCAGGAAGTGCTGCAGGGCCGCGGTTGCGGGCCGAACAAGGACTACGTCGTCCTCGACGTCACGCACATCCCGGAAGAGACGCTGAACGCGAAACTCCCGGACATCATGGAGTTCTCGCGGACGTACCTGGGCGTCGACCCGGTCACCGAACCGGTGCCGGTGTTCCCGACCTGCCACTACGTGATGGGCGGCATCCCGACCAACATCCACGGCGAAGCGTTGCGGGACAACGAAAACGTCATCCCCGGCCTGTACGCCGCGGGTGAGGTCGCGTGCGTGTCCGTGCACGGCTCGAACCGGCTCGGCACGAACTCGCTGCTCGACATCAACGTGTTCGGCCGTCGCGCCGGCATCGCGGCCGCCGAGTACGCGCTGGCGCACGAGCACATCGAGCTGCCGGAGAACCCGACCAAGGTGGTGGAAGACCAGCTCGCGCTGCTGCTTTCGGAGCACGGTGACGAGCGCGTCGCCGACATCCGCACCGAGCTGCAGCGGACGATGGACTCGCACGCTTCGGTGTACCGCACCGAGGACACGCTGAAGCAGGCGCTGACCGACGTGCAGGCGCTGAAGGAGCGGTACAGCCGGATCACCGTGTCGGACAAGGGGAAGCGGTACAACACCGACGTCCTCGAGGCCGTCGAGCTGGGCTTCCTGCTCGAACTCGCCGAGGTCCTCGTCGTCGGCGCCCTGGCGCGCAAGGAATCCCGCGGCGGGCACGCGCGCGAGGACTACCCGAACCGCGACGACACGAACTTCATGCGGCACACCATGGCCTACAAGGAGGGCGAAGGTCTCACCGCCGACGTCCGCCTGGACTACAAGCCGGTGACCTTCACCCGCTACGAACCGATGGAGCGGAAGTACTGA
- a CDS encoding succinate dehydrogenase iron-sulfur subunit has translation MTTATPEKSEAVSSDHTPITVTLKILRFNPEIDNEPHWESYDVPAQRTDRLLNLLFYVKDYIDGTFSFRRSCAHGVCGSDAMQINGINRLACKVLMKDLLSQDGKKTTITIAPIKGLTTLKDLYVDMDPFFEAYKAVKPYLIAYGNEPTRERIQSQADRDRFDDTTKCILCACCTSSCPVYWNDGSYFGPAAIVNAHRFIFDSRDEGAEERLDILNDSEGVWRCRTTFNCTDACPRGIQVTKAIQEVKRALLFKRV, from the coding sequence ATGACCACGGCAACCCCCGAGAAGTCGGAGGCCGTGTCCTCCGACCACACGCCGATCACCGTCACGCTGAAGATCCTCCGGTTCAACCCCGAGATCGACAACGAGCCGCACTGGGAGTCCTACGACGTCCCGGCGCAGCGCACCGACCGGCTGCTGAACCTGCTCTTCTACGTGAAGGACTACATCGACGGGACGTTCTCGTTCCGGCGCTCGTGCGCGCACGGCGTCTGTGGTTCCGACGCGATGCAGATCAACGGCATCAACCGGCTGGCGTGCAAGGTCCTGATGAAGGACCTGCTGTCGCAGGACGGCAAGAAGACGACGATCACCATCGCGCCGATCAAGGGCCTGACGACGCTCAAGGACCTTTACGTCGACATGGACCCGTTCTTCGAGGCGTACAAGGCCGTGAAGCCGTACCTGATCGCCTACGGGAACGAGCCCACGCGCGAGCGGATCCAGTCGCAGGCCGACCGCGACCGGTTCGACGACACGACCAAGTGCATCCTGTGCGCCTGCTGCACGTCCTCGTGCCCGGTGTACTGGAACGACGGCTCGTACTTCGGCCCGGCCGCGATCGTCAACGCGCACCGGTTCATCTTCGACTCGCGTGACGAAGGCGCCGAAGAGCGTCTCGACATTCTGAACGACTCCGAGGGTGTCTGGCGCTGCCGGACGACGTTCAACTGCACCGACGCCTGCCCGCGCGGTATCCAGGTGACGAAGGCGATTCAGGAGGTTAAGCGCGCTTTGCTCTTCAAGCGCGTCTGA